CAGGCTTGAGCGATGCGGAGCGGTGGCGCCGAGCCGGGCGTAACCCGGACGGCACGCCCATCGATCCGAAGAAGCTCGAGTGACCGGCCGCGGCCACGGTCGGGCTCCGGCGCGCTATAGTGCACCTCTCCCCCAAACCCGCTGATCGCGCCGCGGAAGGCCTCCATCGGAGCAAGGTGATGAAGTAAGGTCCGCGCCGTGGCGGACTCACTCAAAGCGACACCTCTCCTCGATCGACATCGTGCTCTAGGCGGACGCCTGGTGCCCTTCGCCGGCTACGAGATGCCCGTGCAGTACAGCGGCATCGTGGCTGAGCACCAAGCGGTGCGTGAACGCGCCGGGTTGTTCGACGTGTCCCATATGGGCGAGCTGTTGCTAACGGGCGAAGGCGCCCTCGAGCAGGCGAATCGTCTCGTCACGAACGACCTCGCGCGCATCGCCGATGGCCAAGCGATGTACACCTGCTGCTGCAACGAGCAGGGCACCATCCTCGACGATCTGATCCTGTATCGCCACGCGCCAGAGCGTATCCTCGTGGTTTGCAACGCATCGAACCGCGACAAGATCGTGGGTCATTTCTCGTCTTCGATCACGGGGGTGAGGTTCGAAGATCAGTCGGATGAGACTGCCCTCATCGCACTGCAAGGTCCCAAGGCGCTGCAAGTCCTCGGCGCTGCAGAGCTCTCCTTCGATGCTTCAAGCCTCAAGAGCTTCCGCTTTCAAGCGGGCACGCTGGCGGGCAAGGCATGCACCGTGGCGCGCACCGGCTACACCGGCGAGGATGGCGTCGAGATCTTCTGCAACGTCGCAAATGCAGTCGCGATCTGGGACGCGCTGCTCGAGGCAGGCAAGCCGTTCGAGGTCTTGCCCTGTGGCCTCGGCGCCCGCGACACGCTGCGCCTCGAGGCGCGCCTCTCGCTCTACGGCAACGACATCGACGAGACGACGAACCCTCTCGAAGCCGGTCTCGCCTGGACGGTGAAGTTCGACAAGGCCGAGTTCGTTGGCAAGGCCGCACTAGAAGCCATCAAGGCCGCTGGGCTGACGCGCAAGATGGTTGGCTTCGAGTGCACTGGCCGCGGGATCGCGCGCCACGGCTATCCCATCCTCTCGAAAGACGGCGAGCGCATCGGCGAAGTGACGAGCGGCGCGCCCTCCCCCACCCTCGGCAAGAACATCGGCATGGGCTACGTCCCCGCCGCGCTGAGCGAAGTCGGCAGCGAGTTCGTCGTCGACAGCCGCGGCCGCCAGATCTCCGCTGTTGTCGTCAAGACTCCCTTTTACAAGCGCCCGCCGGCGAGCTAACACGCGCTCAGGCCTTGAGCGCCCCTCACTGGCCATCAACCCTGGACCCCGCGCGTAGAGCGCAGCAGCAGCACAGTGCAGCAGCAGAAGGAGACTCACCACGATGAGTGCGACCGAGGTCAAAGACGATCGTAAGTACACGAAGGACCACGAGTGGCTTTCGGACGACGGCAAGGTTGGCATCACCGCCTTCGCGGTGGATCAACTCGGGGACATCACGCTGGTCGATCTCACCGTGAAGGTCGGCGACGAAGTGAAGCCGGGCGCTGCCTTCGGCACCATCGAGAGCGTGAAGACGCTGAGCGACCTGTTCGCCCCGGTGGGTGGCAAAGTGGTCGCGATCAATGGCGACTTGGAAGACAAGCCGGAGCTGATCAACGACGACTGCTGGGGCGCTGGCTGGATGATTCAGCTCGAAAGCGCAGAGGGTGGCGATTTGATGGATCCCGCCGCATACGGCAAGCACCTCGAAGAATCGGACCACTGATATGCGTTACCTGCCGCAGACCCCCGAAGAGATCACCGAAATGCTTCAGGTGATCGGCAAGAGTTCCTTGGACGAGCTGTTCGGCACCATCCCTGACAGCGCGCGCTTCAAGGGTCTGCTGCAGGTGCCACCCGCGCTGGAAGAGCCGGCGCTGATGGCTCATTTGGAAGATCTCGCGCGGAAAAGCACCGGTGCAGAGATGCTCTCCTTCCTCGGCGCGGGGATGTACCACCATCACATCCCCCCCGCGGTGGATCAGCTGCTCCTCCGCAGCGAGTTCCTCACGGCTTACACGCCTTACCAGCCCGAGGTCGCTCAGGGCACGCTGCAAGCGATCTGGGAGTTCCAGACCATCGTCAGCGAGCTCTTCGGCCTGCCCCTGGCCAACGCGAGCATGTACGACGGCGCGAGCGCGACGGCCGAAGCGGCGCAGATGGCACGCCGCCTGACCGGGCGTGACAAGCTGATCGCCAGCCGCTGCGTGCATCCGGACTACATCGAGGTGACCCGCACGTACCTCTCCGGTCGCGGCGAGGAAGCCTCCCTCAGCGTTGTTTCCGTGGGTAAAGACGGCGGCTGCGACCTGGCAGCCCTGCGGGAAGCCATCGACGACACCACGGCTGCTGTCATGGTCGGGTACCCGAGCTTCTACGGCACGCTCAGCGACTTGCGCGAGCTGGCTCAGGTTGCTCACGATAAGGGGGCGCTGCTCGTCACCACGACGAGCGAGCCGTATGCCCTCGGCGTCGCTGAGTCACCGGGCGCGCTTGGCGCCGACATCGCCGTCGGCGAAGGCCAGGCGCTGGCGGTGCCGCCGCAGTTCGGTGGCCCTGGCGTGGGCCTCTTCGCCTGCCGCAACGACCGCAAGTTCTTGCAGCAGCTGCCAGGCCGCATCGCCGGCGAGACCACGGACAGCGACGGCCAGCGTGGCTTCGTGCTGACTCTAGCTACCCGCGAGCAGCATATCCGCAGGGAACGCGCGACGAGCAACATCTGCACCAACCAAGGGCTGATCGCCCTTGCGCTGGCGATCCGCACCTCGCTGCTCGGCAAGGTCGGCTTCCAGAAGGTCTCCGAGGCGTGCCTCGCCAAGGCAAGCTACCTGCGTGGCCGCATCCTCGAGCTGGACGGTTACAGCGCGGTCTACGAAGCCGCCCCCACCTTCAACGAGTTCGCCGTTCGGGTGCGCGGAGGAAACGCCCGCGCCGTGTGCGAGAAGCTCGAGGCCCAAGGCATCATCGCGGGCTACAACTTGGGCCGCAGCGACGAGAGCCAAGCGGACTGCCTCTTGATCGCGGTCACCGAGCGCCACACCAAGCAAGACCTGGATCGCTTGGTCAGCGCCCTCGACGCGGCCTGAAGCCTGGTCAGACGCTCACTGACATTTGCCAGCGCCGATGGCGCTGGCGCACTCCGTGGCGTCACCCGTCGCCTGCAGCAGGTGTCGGATACGGCACTGGAGCGTGTTTCCGTCCGGCACCGTAACGCTGAAGCCGGAGTCCTTGTCTGCACCATCCACGCTGGCGCACGCGGCCAAGCAGCCAGCCTGATCGACGAAGGTGGTGCCGAAATCCTCCGCACAAGTCGCTTCCAAGAGCTGGCAGTAAGCCGGGCAGTTGGTGGTGCCGCAGTGCCCATCTCCGCCAACGCTCGCGTGCGGACAGTGAATGCTAGGTGCCGCGATGGAGTTGTAAGAGTGGTACTTGCGGCAACCGAGAGTGTCCTCCGTGGTGTCGGTGGTCGCTCCAGGCGTGAAGCTCGCGCACGCCTTCTTGCACTGGGCTTCGCTGTCGTAGACCGCGTCGTCCCCAGTGCAAGCGACCGTCACCAGACGGCAGTAGTCATCACAGCTTGGGGTCGCTTCGGCAGGCTCCGTGCACCACTCCCCGGCGATTGGCGCGAGCTGCGCGTGGCTACAGTGCACGATGGGGTCCACCAGCGCCGACGAGGTGTGCACCAGGCGGCACTGCAGGGTGTCTCCGCCGTGATCGAGCTCGACGTCGAGGGCGCCACGATCCTTCAAGCCTTCACAGCTCGCGGGGCAGTCGAGCACCAAATCCGCGTCCTCGGGGCAGGCTTTGGCGAACAACAGGCAGTAAGACTCGCAGTTCGTCCCGCACGCGCCGTTGCCTCCAGGGCCGGCGTTTGGGCAGTGCACCGCGGGCTCACCAGTAGAAGCTGCGAGTCGAGCTTGGCGTACGCGGCACTCGACGTTGTCTCCGCTGGTGTCCCCACTGTTTCCGGCAGGAAGCGCCGCACAGGTGGCCATGCAAGTATCTACGGAAGCATACTGCGCGAGGGTGCCTGTGCAGGCGCTCATGATGGCGTCGCAGTACGTCGTGCATAGCTCGCTGCTGGTACCGCCGGTGCCGCCGTTGGGATCAAAGGTGCGATCTTCGATACCGGCGATGCTCTGGCAGCCAGCGGAAGCGAAGGCGCCGAGGAGCACCGCGCCCAGCGCCGTACGCAGCACGATACCAGCAACCCGCGCGCCCTTTTTGGCGTCAGTCGACCTCACTGGAACGCTCCCATGAAGCCAAAGCCAGTCGTGCCGCCACCAAAAACCGGTGAGACCTGCCAGCGATTGCGCTGCAGCCGCGCCGCTTGGGGTTTGTCCGGCGCAGTGAAGTAGAGCACCAAGCCGCCGATGAGCGCCGCAGCTCCCACGCCAAACGCGATGTTGGACACCGTGGCCGCGCTCTTGGCGTCGTCCGTCAGATCCACACCTTGCTGGCTGTCGCACTCGCTTCCGCGCGGACAAAACTTCTCGGCGTCGCTGTTCTTCGAGATGGCCTGCAATCCGAACACGCTACCCACTGCGATACCCGCAAGCCCGAGACCACCTACGATGATCCCCGCCGTGCGCTGTCCCGACCCGTCGCTGGTGCCTTCGTCCCCGCGCGGCCCAGGCGCGGGCGCAGGCGTCGGCGTGACCGCGGGTGGCGGCGTTTCTGGCGGCGCCTCGGCCGCTGGCTCCCCCTTGGCCTTGATCAGCGCCGGGAGCTGAGCCTCCACGGTCTTACCTTCACCCTCGACCCGCACCTTGATCGAGTATTCCTGATAGCCGGGCGCACTGATCACGATGGCGTACTCTCCAGGGTCTATCGGCACCGGGACTCCCCACAGCGAGGCATCCACGACCTCTCCACTGCGCTTCACCTGATAGCCGGGGATCGCCCGCGCCTCGGCTCCCACTTGCAGGCTGAGCCGTGACAGCTTGGGCTCCAATGCTTGAGCTCGGGAGCGCCCCATTTCCGCACGGTCTGTTTGACCTTCAGCCTGCGCCTTGCTGGAGGCTTCGCTGAACGTGGCCCACGCACTGGCGGTCTTGCCCTCTTTCTCGTAGCACTCCGCGAGGTACAAGAGCGTGCCGATCGCTGGGTCGATGCGATTGCTCTGCTCGAGCTTGGGGCAAGCTTCGCTGAACTTGCCGTCAATCATCAGCTGTTTTCCTTGGCGAAACAGCGCCTCCGCTGCGGCCCGCTGCTCGCCGCTCTGGGCTGATGCTACCCCGGCACTGCACATCATCAGGGGGACCAACGCGCACGCCGCCGCGCGCCTGATCCCTCGCCAGCCCTGGCCGTACCTTCCCAACATACGGTCAGCGTACACCAATCCGTGCCTGCTTTCGCAACGCTCTCCGCGTGAACAGTCAGCTCAACGCTCACGCGCCGCTTGGCGCGGCACGTTTGGGCGCGGCTTGTTTCGGCGCGGCATGTTTGGGCGCGGCATGTTTGGGCGCGGCTTGATTCGACCGACGCACGCGCGGCGCCAGCTTGTCTCGGCGCCTGCTTGCGCCGGCTGTTAGTTGCGGCCGCCGAAGTCGGTGATGCCCGCCGGCTTCTGTGGCGGCTTCTGGGATGCGGGCTTAGCAGTTGGTTTGGCGGCGGGTTTGGCAACGGGTTTGGGCGCCGGCTTCGCCGCCGTGGTCTGTGGCTTGGCAGCCGCCGCGACCTCAGCGCTGGCTGAGGGCGCTGGCTCGCCAGCCGCTCCCTCGGCTTCAGGCTGCGCCTCCGCTGCCTGTGCAGGCTGCGGTGCGGCAGGCTGCGCCTCGGCGGGCTGCGCCTCGGCGGGCTCCACGGGTGCCGCAGCCATCGCCTCAACCGGGGCCTGAGCCGCAGGTTCGGGCGCCGCCGAGCTGGTGCTGGTGCCCACAGCCCAGAGCGCGGCTACACCGACAACCAACGCGGCTCCAGCGCCGCCAATCCACATCCACGGCCCGCGCTTGGGCGCCTCCGAGCCAGCACCGGTGCGGCCCCAGTTGGCGATTGTGTTTCCCCCTTGGGAAGCGGCATCCACGCCCTGGCTGCTGGGGCGCGGCGGCACGGGGACGGCGATCACCTCGAGGTTCGGCGAAGAAAGGAGTCCCGAAGACTGACTCGGCCCCGACGCGACGGTGCGCGCCCCCGTCATCACCGGTGCACTCCCTCCCGGGGAGCTGCGGACCACGGAGTGGCCCAGCACGCGCTGCACCCGCTCCACGGAGACGATGCTGCCAGGAGGACCAAAGCCGCCAAGAGCGCTAACCAGCTCGGCCACCGTGGAGTAGCGAGTGTCGATTGACTTCTCCAAGCAGTGGAGGACGGCCTGGTTCAGCTCCTCGGAGATATCCCCACGGAAGTGCGTTAGGGGTGTCGGCGTGTCGTTCAGCAACGCGGCGCACAGCTGAGGGATCGAGTTGCCCGAAAACGGCGGCTTGCCCGCGAGCAGCTCGTAAAGGATGACGCCAAGGGACCAGATGTCGGTGCGCTGATCGACATCCTTGGCGGAGTCCATCTGCTCCGGCGACATATAGAGGGGCGAGCCGATGATCGCGGCGGTGCGCGTCAGCGACATGTCCATGCCGCCCCCAAGCGTCTTACTGATCCCGAAGTCCAGCACCTTGATGATGCGACTGCCGTCTGCGCGCTGAGTGATGAACAAGTTCGCGGGCTTGAGATCACGGTGCACGATGCCGACGGAGTGGGCCTCTGCGATTGCCTCACAGGCCTGCAACACGAACTCTACGGCCTCCTCGACGTCCAGCGTGCCGCGACGGGAGAGTTCTTCAGACAGGTCGTGACCTTCCAGGAACTCCATCACCATATACGGCACGCCTACTTCGAGGGTGCCCACGTCAACCACACGGGCGACGTGTTCGCTCTTGATCTTGACAGCCGCGCGCGCTTCCCGCCGGAAACGCTCAGCGGCATCACCGCGCTCTGCCAGCTCGGGCAGCAAGAACTTCATGGCGACGCGTTGGTCGAGTTCGGTGTGCCAAGCCGACACAACCACGCCCATTCCGCCTTCACCCAGGACGCGCTCCACCCGGTATTTACCCGCGAGGATGTCGCCTTCTTTCACCGGAGAGTCAGCCATAGATCGTCCTAGACTACACGCAAACGCGTCCGGACGCCCGTGCTTTGGCCGCCAGCTGCCTGAGATGCAGCTGCTTGAGATGCAGCTGCGGGGTCGGTCTTTCGCGAGGTCTTTCGCGACCCGGGTTGTATGACCGAGCTGCGGTTGGGTTCGAGCTGCGGTTGGGTTCGAGCTGCGGTTGGGTTCGAGCTGCGGTTGGGTTCGAGCTGCGGTTGGGTTCGAGCTGCGGTTGCGCCCTCGAGTCGCGGCCCAGTCAGCTAGAACTTTTCGTCAGGGCGATACGCAGGGAATGGATTGCGCCACCATTCTTCGCCGCTCCGCCGGTACACCGTGAGGCGCGCGAAATCGATGCCAATGGTGAAGCTGTAGGTCTGGCTCTCCTCGCTACCGAAGCCAGCGTTTGCGCTGGCGGTGATTCCCCACGGAGCGCCAAGGTTGAGGCCGCCCCAAACACCATTCGAGCCCACCCCCCACCAGCGCACATAGGGTCCAGCGTCGACCGCCAACCCCCAGTCACCATTGACGAATCCGTGGGTGGCCCCGCGCACCAGCAAACCCAAGTCTGTGCCGCGACCAAAGTGCGTCTGCATGCGGAACAGCCCACCGAAGATCAGGCTGTCCGCTGGCGGTGTACCGATCCCGGTGTCCAGCTGCAGATCCGGCGAGAACCGCGGCTCGGCGGAACGGTCATCTAGGCGCGACGCCCCGCCTCCCAGATAGAGCCAAGAAGAGACGTCGGCCCGCGCCGCGCCGCTCACGCCCAGCGCAGCGAGTAGGGTCGCCGCCCCAAGCGCGCCGTTGTGCAGCCGCGCGGCGTACCGGCGGCCCTTGGTGGGCGCGATTCGCCGATGGGTTCGCGACTGCCCCCACAGCACTTGGGCGGTGGCGCCGACTCGAGATTGGGTGCCTGGCAGCTCGTGCATCGAGCGGCCCGCGTACCACAAACTTGGCGGAAACCCTCTGATTTTTGCGCTGAGGCGGGCTGGAAGGTTGCGCGTCAGTGCGCCGCGACCGCGTCAGGAATTGTCAGGAGCGCACATCAAGCCGCTGGATTTCGCACCAACGACCCGTCGATGGCCGTCCGAATGCGCTTCACGACCAGATCTGCGGCGCGCGAATCGTACAACAGGCCGTTGTGCCCGCAGTCGGCAAGCTCCACGTGCTCTGAACCCGGCAAGTGGCTGAAACCAGTGACCACTTGGTCGTCCGCACCGGATATCGACAAGTGCGGAACGTGAGCGTGCTGGTTGGCGGCGCTCACCACGCGCTCCAGAATCGAACTGCCCGGACTGATGTCGCGCCCCGCAGTCGCCGGCATCAAGCGCGCATGATCCGTTCCGCCGAACGGGCTGCCCAGGCTGACTGTCTGGCGCACTCGCGGGTCGCCACCCAACTCCTGTACGAAGTAACGCGCGACGACGCCTCCCAGGCTGTGACCCACGAGGTGCAGGTGGGTTTCAGCGGGGAGTCGCTTCACCAGGGAAGCGAGATCGACACCAAGACGGTTCACGCCCGGGCCTGGCAGGTAACTGAAGCTCGCGGTGTGCGCGCCGGTTTCGTTCTCGATGCGTTTGCGCAACGGGCGCAACACGCCAGCGGTTGCGAACAGTCCGTGCAGGAGCACGACGACGTGATCGCCAGCGCGAGTTTCCGTAGGTAATACAGCGCCAAAGTCCAAGTGGATGAGCGATGCCTGACGCGCGAAAGCCAGCGCTTCACGGGTGTGCGCTCGCAGGCGACTCACCGTGCTGCTCGGCGATGCTGGACTCTTGGATGCGAACAGGCCCAACACGGAGGGGCTCGAAAAACTGCCTGCCACCCCTATGTTTTACCTGGATGCCGCGAGGTTGGCACCTTCTCAGCACGTCTTTGTCAGAGCGCGTCAGTTGCTTCGCACTCGTGTCACCACAGGTTTGACCAGCGTTTGATTGTACGTACCACGCCAGCCGCCGCAGCACCTCCGCGAGGTGCCGTGCTATCTGCGGTGTGCGGAAGCCAATGACGAGCAACAACATGAGCGATACGCAGCCTCACGCGGATCCAGACGCGACCACCGCGAAGGTGTTTTCGCAGCGTTTTTGCGTCCTTCACGAGGCAATCGACGAGCTTGGCCACGTCAGCAACTTGGAGTGGGTCCGCTGGGTGAGCCGCATCGCCACCGCGCATTCGGAGAGCGTGGGCCTTGGCTTCAGCGCCTACCAGAAGCTGGGCTTGCTGTGGGTGGTGCGGCGCCACGAAATTGATTACCTCGCGGAAGCGCTTGAGGGTCAAGAGCTCGAGGTCACTACGTGGATCGACGACGTCCGGGGAGCGACGAGTCGCCGTAGCACGCGCTTCCACCGCACCGAGCCTGACGGGCGGCGCAGGTTGCTGGTCAGCGCCGAGACCACCTGGGCCATGATCGACGTTCAGCGTCGGCGCCCAACGCGCGTGCCCAAGGACTTGCTCGCGCGCTACGGCTTTGAGCGCTGAGCTCACGCGTTGCTGGAGCTGCGTGTTTTTTTGGGGGGGTGAGGAAGCACCTGGCTGACCTCACCCCCGAGCACGTCTCCGGCTCAGTCGAAGTCTTCGGCGAGGCTTTGTAGAGCTGCCGCGTCCAGCTCCGTGCGCACGCTAGACGCCGGATGATCGATCCCCACGGCAACACCTGTGGCCTTGGCCTGAATCGCGGCTTGTACGGCGGGAGTCAGCGGAAAGCGCAGGTAGTGGACGGCGGTGGTACGCTCCGCCTTCACGGTGCGCAGATCGCTCTCGCTGTAGCAGCGCTCGCCGGCGGCCTCGATGTAGAACTTGGCCTCGACCCCCACGAGCTTCGCCAGCATGGCGTCGCGCTCCGCGGGATCTGGGTACTCGATCATCGCCGTCGCGCTGAGGTGCCCGGGCTTCGGCACCAGGTCGTTGTAGGTGTCGATCTCATGCTGGATCGCCGCTTCTTTGCTGATGCGCTCGGTGCGCAGCATTTCCTGCACCTGCAAGAGCACGGTGTCGTGGTTCTCGAACACCAGGGTGACGTTGCTCCCGAGCGCCACGCGACGCTGTTTCTTCAGGGCAATGACCCGCGCGCGAAAATGCGGGCGGACTTCTTCGTACTCCCTGAGGCCTAGGATTTCTCCGCGTTCCACGAGTTGCATAGCTAGTTCCTTGGTTCAGGCAGTTGGCTTCGTCAACCAGCCTGCTTGCTGCGATCGGCTGACGGAGAGTCCAAGCCGTAGGCCCACGCCAGCGCGGTGATGGGATGCACCATCGGCTTGCCAGTTTCCCCGAGCAAGCGCTGACCCGCGAGGTTGCAGTCTCCGACGAACAGGTCGTACTCGCCCTCTTCCATGCCCCGGGTCATGCGCTGCGCGTACTTCCGACCCTCTTCGTAGTAGGCGGCCTTCATGCCCCAGGTGCCGTCCACCGCGGAGCACTCCTGGACGACCTTGACTGAGGTGTCGGGAACCTTGCCGAGCAGCCGCGCGCCGGGAGTGCCGATCTTCTGTGCGCGCAAGTGACATGCGGCGTGGTAGCCGACGCTGCCGAGGCTGCGTGAAAACTCGAGCTCCAGGTCGTGGCTCTTGCGCAACCCCTCCAGGAACTCCATCAGGTCCACCACGGCGCCTGCGACCTCTTTCGCCTCTGGCGTGTCGAGGTAAACCGGCCACTCGTGCTTCATCGTGTAGCCGCAGGTCGGGCCGGGCACGACGATCTTTCGACCCTCGCGCACATGGGGCAGCAAGATCTCTACGTTCTTGCGGATCTTGGCCTGGGCGGCCGCCACGTCACCTCCGTCGAGGTTCGGCATGCCGCAACACGCTTGCTCCGAAGTCCACTCGACGCTGTAGCCGTTGTGTTCGAGCACAAGCACCGCGTGGCGCGGTACCTCGGGGAAATTGAAGTCGCCGTAACAAGTACTGAAGAGCACCACGGAGCCGTTCTCTCCCGCCTGCTTCAGCGGTTCGTGTTTGTCGAACCACTTACCGAACGGCTCGGACGCCATGGGTGGCAAGGGGAACTCCGAGGAGATGCCAGTGACCTTTTCCGTGACCTTGCGCACCAGGCGGTTCGCGTTGATCAGGTTCGCCATATTGGCCTGCGGGCCAGCGCCAGCCGCACCGACGAGCTTCGGTTCCCCGAGGATTTGATCGACCAGCGGGATGCCGTCGCGTCGGGCGCGCTGCGCCTTTTCTCTCGCCATCAAGCGCGGGAAGTCGAGCAGCTCGTAGGCGTCGTCGGCGTCCGTGTAGGGGCACTTGATGTAGCAGAGCTTGCACTGCCAGCAGTGTTCGCTGACATCCACGAACACCTCGGGGCCCAGAGCCTCGACGCCCTCTGCGCGGTTCGAGTCGATGTCCTTGTCCACCGCGTTGAACAGGATCGGGAAGGAGCCGCAGTAGTTCACGCACATGCGGCACTCGTGGCAAATCTGAAAGGTTCGCCGTAGCTCGTCCTCCAAGTCTACCGCGTCCCAGTAGCGGTCGTGGTTGGGGTTCCACTCGGGGTCACGCTTGGGTCGGCGTTCGGGGATCTTGCTCATACAAGGCGCCTTATACCTCGACTTCCGTCGCAAACGAGCCTCCTCGCCCGCGACGTTTCGAGGCGCGCTGAGTTTCCGCCACCGCAACAAAACGCCTTGGGCCCGATGCGTCCGCATTCGCGAACCCATCGAGCCCAAAGACTACTTCATCGACTCGAAGCCGCGGCGTGTCTCAGTCGAGCTCGTCGAGCGCCTTCTGGAACTTTCCGGCGTGGCTCTTCTCGGCCTTCGCCAAGGTCTCGAACCACTCCGCGATGTCGTCGAAGCCCTCTTCACGAGCGGTCTTGGCCATACCCGGGTACATGGTCTCGTACTCGTGGGTCTCGCCGGTGACTGCCGCTTTGAGGTTCAGCGCGGTGCTGCCGATGGGCTCACCCGTCGCCGGATCGCCAACCACCTTGAGGTAGTCGAGGTGCCCATGGGCGTGACCCGTCTCGCCGTCCGCCGTGTCCTTGAACAAGCCAGCGACCTCGGGGAGGCCTTCGATGTCCGCAACCTTTGCAAAGTACAGGTAGCGACGATTGGCCTGGGATTCGCCCGCAAAGGCGTCCTTCAGGTTTTGATGAGTCTTCGTTCCGTCCAACTTCGCCATTGAATCTTTCCTCCTGGGGTTGCCCAGCCCGGGGACAATCGAACACGTGCGGCGCGCCGTCAACCCTTGGCTGGTCGCGCCTCGGATCCCGCGTCCGTCAACTGCGAATGCTGGAGCAACGCCGCCAAGCCCTTCGCGCCAAGCACAGCGTAGTCTCGGACACAGTTGTTGAAGACCACGTGCACCTGCTGCGCCCGCTCGCGGACCTCACGTACCGTGGGGACCCAGCGCTGGAGCTCCGCGGGTGAGTACAGGTAGTTGAAGCGCTCCCAGACTGAGCTGCCGCGTTTCCATCCTGCGCTGTTGTGGCCATGCAGGCGAAACAGCGCGAGCTCCGGGTCGGTCACCAGTGCGGTCGGAGGCACGCCACCGAGGGGGACGTCGGGTTCATCGACGATCACGTAGCTCAGCTTTTGGCCGCGCAACAGATCGAGCACTCGGCTGCGGCGCTCCGCCGAAAGCCAGCTCGGGTTGCGAAACTCCACGGACAGGGGCACATCACCTACTTCGTTGCGGAGGCCCTCGATGTAGCGCGCGTTTCCGCGGGTGGCCTGAAACCACGGCGGAAACTGCAACATCACGCAGCCAAGGCGCCCCGCGGCCCGGATGGGCTCGAGCTGTTCCAAGAAACGCCGAACCAATTCCCTGCGGATTTCTTGGGGTAGGTCTTTGGGATAGACACGTGGTTTGTCCCCGGCGACTTCCCGCAGCAGGGGCGCTAGGTCACCAGGGGAGCGCGCGATATCCACGGGGTGGCCCGTGAGCACCGGGTGACTCTTCACGTC
This portion of the Polyangiaceae bacterium genome encodes:
- the gcvT gene encoding glycine cleavage system aminomethyltransferase GcvT codes for the protein MADSLKATPLLDRHRALGGRLVPFAGYEMPVQYSGIVAEHQAVRERAGLFDVSHMGELLLTGEGALEQANRLVTNDLARIADGQAMYTCCCNEQGTILDDLILYRHAPERILVVCNASNRDKIVGHFSSSITGVRFEDQSDETALIALQGPKALQVLGAAELSFDASSLKSFRFQAGTLAGKACTVARTGYTGEDGVEIFCNVANAVAIWDALLEAGKPFEVLPCGLGARDTLRLEARLSLYGNDIDETTNPLEAGLAWTVKFDKAEFVGKAALEAIKAAGLTRKMVGFECTGRGIARHGYPILSKDGERIGEVTSGAPSPTLGKNIGMGYVPAALSEVGSEFVVDSRGRQISAVVVKTPFYKRPPAS
- the gcvH gene encoding glycine cleavage system protein GcvH, with the translated sequence MSATEVKDDRKYTKDHEWLSDDGKVGITAFAVDQLGDITLVDLTVKVGDEVKPGAAFGTIESVKTLSDLFAPVGGKVVAINGDLEDKPELINDDCWGAGWMIQLESAEGGDLMDPAAYGKHLEESDH
- the gcvPA gene encoding aminomethyl-transferring glycine dehydrogenase subunit GcvPA, whose amino-acid sequence is MRYLPQTPEEITEMLQVIGKSSLDELFGTIPDSARFKGLLQVPPALEEPALMAHLEDLARKSTGAEMLSFLGAGMYHHHIPPAVDQLLLRSEFLTAYTPYQPEVAQGTLQAIWEFQTIVSELFGLPLANASMYDGASATAEAAQMARRLTGRDKLIASRCVHPDYIEVTRTYLSGRGEEASLSVVSVGKDGGCDLAALREAIDDTTAAVMVGYPSFYGTLSDLRELAQVAHDKGALLVTTTSEPYALGVAESPGALGADIAVGEGQALAVPPQFGGPGVGLFACRNDRKFLQQLPGRIAGETTDSDGQRGFVLTLATREQHIRRERATSNICTNQGLIALALAIRTSLLGKVGFQKVSEACLAKASYLRGRILELDGYSAVYEAAPTFNEFAVRVRGGNARAVCEKLEAQGIIAGYNLGRSDESQADCLLIAVTERHTKQDLDRLVSALDAA
- a CDS encoding serine/threonine protein kinase gives rise to the protein MADSPVKEGDILAGKYRVERVLGEGGMGVVVSAWHTELDQRVAMKFLLPELAERGDAAERFRREARAAVKIKSEHVARVVDVGTLEVGVPYMVMEFLEGHDLSEELSRRGTLDVEEAVEFVLQACEAIAEAHSVGIVHRDLKPANLFITQRADGSRIIKVLDFGISKTLGGGMDMSLTRTAAIIGSPLYMSPEQMDSAKDVDQRTDIWSLGVILYELLAGKPPFSGNSIPQLCAALLNDTPTPLTHFRGDISEELNQAVLHCLEKSIDTRYSTVAELVSALGGFGPPGSIVSVERVQRVLGHSVVRSSPGGSAPVMTGARTVASGPSQSSGLLSSPNLEVIAVPVPPRPSSQGVDAASQGGNTIANWGRTGAGSEAPKRGPWMWIGGAGAALVVGVAALWAVGTSTSSAAPEPAAQAPVEAMAAAPVEPAEAQPAEAQPAAPQPAQAAEAQPEAEGAAGEPAPSASAEVAAAAKPQTTAAKPAPKPVAKPAAKPTAKPASQKPPQKPAGITDFGGRN
- a CDS encoding acyl-CoA thioesterase, which produces MTSNNMSDTQPHADPDATTAKVFSQRFCVLHEAIDELGHVSNLEWVRWVSRIATAHSESVGLGFSAYQKLGLLWVVRRHEIDYLAEALEGQELEVTTWIDDVRGATSRRSTRFHRTEPDGRRRLLVSAETTWAMIDVQRRRPTRVPKDLLARYGFER
- a CDS encoding DUF3501 family protein, producing the protein MQLVERGEILGLREYEEVRPHFRARVIALKKQRRVALGSNVTLVFENHDTVLLQVQEMLRTERISKEAAIQHEIDTYNDLVPKPGHLSATAMIEYPDPAERDAMLAKLVGVEAKFYIEAAGERCYSESDLRTVKAERTTAVHYLRFPLTPAVQAAIQAKATGVAVGIDHPASSVRTELDAAALQSLAEDFD
- a CDS encoding rubrerythrin; this encodes MAKLDGTKTHQNLKDAFAGESQANRRYLYFAKVADIEGLPEVAGLFKDTADGETGHAHGHLDYLKVVGDPATGEPIGSTALNLKAAVTGETHEYETMYPGMAKTAREEGFDDIAEWFETLAKAEKSHAGKFQKALDELD
- a CDS encoding DUF72 domain-containing protein, with translation MSKALPPEAAPELLASAQALAAQVELPARAPSIAFGTAGWTDPSLIKSHRFYPRGKSSPEDRLKFYATQFELVEVDATYYTLLDPQTVARWVEWTPATFHFDVKSHPVLTGHPVDIARSPGDLAPLLREVAGDKPRVYPKDLPQEIRRELVRRFLEQLEPIRAAGRLGCVMLQFPPWFQATRGNARYIEGLRNEVGDVPLSVEFRNPSWLSAERRSRVLDLLRGQKLSYVIVDEPDVPLGGVPPTALVTDPELALFRLHGHNSAGWKRGSSVWERFNYLYSPAELQRWVPTVREVRERAQQVHVVFNNCVRDYAVLGAKGLAALLQHSQLTDAGSEARPAKG